In the candidate division WWE3 bacterium genome, one interval contains:
- a CDS encoding ComEC/Rec2 family competence protein, giving the protein MNPAPTFIRFIFKYVFMSKETLIDILIVTLLALAIFVRYQTIKLVPPTKDMSYEITVTLQQIPKVTGQYQRFKLGQVTIIARYPPVYNYGDTLTVKGTLNTKLEMPFPKINRQSSIVNRQSVITQLQAKLLTLRATLSHQLAKYLPSPEAELVGGALWGEKANLPADFNQALKDITIFGIVIFVMLTGAESPAIRAGIMGGLVVIGRYFGREKDTIRLLIISALVMLLINPLYVEDVGFQLSFLATLGILLFSTKKTPNTKKLKSVEDDPWVVPTNLKETSQQTAVATEHPPSSTRSIITKFISWLRNTSIYEELRTTLAAQILVIPILATTFGRLSLISPIANLAVGWTIPYLMAGGALLTAVSPFSNFLGRVLGAILVVPASFYVSTVTMLAKVPYAAVDFKWGSEFLVVYYLIVGVILLIRGKSNP; this is encoded by the coding sequence ATGAATCCCGCCCCTACGTTTATTCGTTTTATTTTTAAATATGTATTTATGTCAAAAGAGACTTTAATAGACATTCTGATCGTCACTTTATTGGCACTAGCCATCTTCGTGCGCTATCAAACGATTAAGCTCGTACCACCAACAAAAGATATGTCCTACGAAATTACGGTGACATTGCAACAGATTCCCAAGGTTACGGGCCAGTATCAACGATTTAAATTAGGACAAGTAACGATAATCGCCCGTTACCCGCCGGTCTATAATTACGGTGACACTTTAACAGTCAAAGGCACACTAAATACTAAACTCGAGATGCCTTTTCCGAAGATAAATCGTCAATCGTCAATCGTTAATCGTCAATCCGTTATAACCCAACTCCAAGCCAAACTTTTGACACTAAGAGCAACATTAAGCCATCAATTAGCCAAATACCTCCCTTCCCCCGAAGCGGAACTAGTCGGCGGAGCTTTATGGGGCGAAAAAGCTAATTTGCCAGCGGACTTTAATCAAGCTCTAAAAGACATTACAATCTTTGGCATTGTTATCTTTGTCATGTTGACCGGGGCCGAATCGCCCGCTATTAGAGCTGGCATTATGGGTGGACTAGTCGTCATTGGAAGATATTTTGGTCGGGAAAAAGACACGATTCGACTTTTAATCATCTCCGCCCTGGTGATGCTTCTGATTAACCCGCTTTACGTAGAAGACGTGGGGTTTCAGTTGTCATTTCTAGCGACTTTGGGAATACTACTTTTTTCTACAAAGAAAACACCAAACACGAAGAAACTTAAATCGGTTGAGGACGACCCATGGGTCGTCCCTACAAATCTGAAGGAGACCTCCCAACAAACGGCTGTAGCGACGGAGCATCCCCCGTCCTCGACCCGATCAATAATTACAAAGTTTATTAGTTGGCTTCGTAATACATCTATTTACGAGGAATTGAGGACCACCTTAGCAGCTCAGATATTAGTGATACCAATCCTGGCAACGACCTTTGGGCGTTTGTCTTTGATCTCCCCCATCGCTAATCTCGCCGTCGGCTGGACAATTCCCTACCTGATGGCCGGCGGAGCCTTGTTGACGGCCGTCAGCCCATTTAGCAACTTTTTAGGCCGAGTGCTGGGGGCGATTTTAGTGGTTCCGGCTAGCTTTTACGTAAGTACAGTGACAATGTTGGCTAAAGTGCCCTACGCCGCCGTCGATTTTAAATGGGGATCGGAATTTTTAGTGGTTTATTATTTAATTGTTGGAGTAATTTTATTAATTAGAGGGAAATCAAACCCTTAA
- a CDS encoding MBL fold metallo-hydrolase codes for MRRNLYKIIVAALLIALFYAVKIYRSPAPFLTSVTSPKQSEGGLKIHFLDVGQGDATLIQTPENKLILVDGGPDGKVLMSRLSPFFLFGECKLEAIILTHPDSDHEAGLLEALKRCQVNQVFANTTNCTLFNCQQFNALNAHVTSIYQNDRYEIGTLGITVLNPPRTQNLNDNDTNSDSVVTELEFGQARVLLTGDATIQNLKNIPEESITILKVPHHGSVNNFDPTLWEEIRPQLAVVSVGKNNYGQPSPKVLGEATILGTKVLRTDEVGDVNVDLGIDGNWVLE; via the coding sequence GTGAGAAGAAATTTGTATAAAATCATCGTTGCTGCTTTGTTAATAGCCTTATTCTACGCCGTAAAAATCTACCGCTCCCCTGCTCCTTTTTTGACCTCCGTGACCTCACCGAAACAAAGCGAAGGCGGGCTAAAAATCCACTTCCTTGACGTCGGACAAGGGGACGCCACTTTGATACAGACCCCGGAGAACAAACTTATTCTAGTTGATGGCGGACCGGATGGAAAAGTGCTAATGAGCCGTTTGTCACCGTTTTTCCTATTCGGCGAATGCAAATTAGAAGCGATAATTTTAACCCATCCCGATTCTGACCATGAAGCGGGACTACTAGAAGCCCTAAAGCGCTGTCAAGTCAACCAAGTTTTCGCCAATACTACTAACTGCACTCTTTTTAATTGCCAACAATTTAATGCTCTCAACGCCCACGTCACCTCAATCTACCAAAATGATCGGTACGAAATCGGTACGCTTGGCATCACTGTGCTCAATCCGCCCCGAACCCAAAACCTTAATGATAACGACACGAACAGCGACTCGGTCGTTACGGAGCTGGAGTTCGGTCAAGCGCGTGTTTTGCTGACCGGAGACGCGACTATTCAAAACCTCAAAAATATTCCGGAAGAATCAATCACTATATTAAAAGTACCACATCATGGATCAGTTAATAATTTCGACCCCACTTTATGGGAAGAAATTCGACCGCAACTAGCAGTAGTCAGCGTTGGTAAAAACAATTACGGCCAACCATCGCCTAAAGTGTTGGGAGAAGCGACGATTTTGGGAACGAAAGTTTTGAGGACGGATGAAGTGGGTGATGTTAATGTCGATCTGGGAATTGATGGGAATTGGGTTTTGGAATAA
- a CDS encoding nucleoside-diphosphate kinase (catalyzes the formation of nucleoside triphosphate from ATP and nucleoside diphosphate): MLQAERTFIAIKSESIQRGLIGDFVTRFERRGMKLVACKMVVPTRELMESHYKKTDEWFLKVGTNKTKYLQEHGVNVAESPIDIGKGVQQALVNSFIGKPVLAMIWEGANAVALGRKTVGSTDPMSADIGSIRGDFTIESQGLAESSDRAIRTLIHASGSVDEGKDEIAMWFTPAEIIDYPLVLEEVLYGDNWGHCANYQDKV, translated from the coding sequence ATGTTGCAAGCCGAACGCACTTTTATCGCCATTAAATCAGAATCAATTCAAAGGGGACTAATTGGCGATTTTGTCACCCGCTTTGAAAGGCGTGGGATGAAGCTGGTGGCCTGTAAAATGGTCGTGCCAACTCGCGAACTTATGGAGTCTCATTATAAAAAAACTGATGAATGGTTCCTTAAGGTGGGCACTAATAAAACTAAGTATTTACAGGAGCACGGTGTAAATGTCGCAGAAAGTCCTATCGATATTGGCAAAGGGGTGCAACAAGCGCTAGTTAATTCCTTTATTGGTAAACCTGTTTTAGCGATGATCTGGGAAGGCGCTAACGCCGTTGCACTAGGCCGGAAAACAGTCGGTTCGACGGACCCAATGTCTGCAGATATTGGTTCCATTCGTGGTGACTTTACGATCGAATCTCAAGGTTTGGCTGAATCCAGCGACAGAGCTATTCGGACGCTAATCCACGCTTCAGGTTCGGTTGACGAGGGCAAAGATGAGATCGCAATGTGGTTTACGCCTGCCGAGATTATTGATTACCCTTTAGTACTAGAAGAAGTCCTTTACGGCGACAACTGGGGCCATTGCGCCAACTACCAAGATAAAGTGTAG
- a CDS encoding SIMPL domain-containing protein (The SIMPL domain is named for its presence in mouse protein SIMPL (signalling molecule that associates with mouse pelle-like kinase). Bacterial member BP26, from Brucella, was shown to assemble into a channel-like structure, while YggE from E. coli has been associated with resistance to oxidative stress.): MEIRKLLTAIVFVVVTALVVVASLFVIRGFRLSLPLSITNLQAPIDLAVVGIGKVTAVPDVAYVDAGIVVNAGNSVAEVQSKIDAVNNAILAAVEKLGIAKADVTTSNYSITPNYNYSPTGQNSIDGYNGNAAITIKVKDLSRVSSVIAEAATAGANQVNGARFEISDPNVYRAAARDQAISNAKLQAQKLAASLGLKLGKVTNIVESNSTPVPYPMMYGAGVSTLDAKATAPQIEVGTQEVSSTVTLYFEKQ, encoded by the coding sequence ATGGAAATTAGGAAACTTTTGACTGCTATCGTCTTCGTTGTAGTGACTGCGCTGGTTGTAGTCGCAAGCTTATTTGTAATCCGTGGTTTTAGGTTGAGTCTGCCGCTAAGCATTACTAACCTGCAAGCTCCCATTGACCTGGCCGTGGTTGGGATCGGTAAAGTGACAGCCGTTCCGGATGTGGCTTATGTAGACGCCGGAATCGTAGTTAACGCTGGCAACTCCGTCGCCGAAGTCCAAAGTAAAATTGACGCTGTTAACAATGCTATTTTGGCAGCGGTCGAAAAGCTCGGGATCGCCAAGGCTGACGTCACGACTTCGAATTACTCGATTACTCCTAACTACAATTATTCTCCGACCGGTCAAAACAGCATTGATGGTTATAACGGAAACGCCGCCATTACAATCAAAGTCAAGGACTTGAGCCGCGTATCATCAGTGATTGCTGAGGCCGCCACGGCCGGTGCCAATCAAGTAAACGGCGCCCGTTTTGAAATTAGTGACCCGAATGTTTATCGCGCCGCGGCCCGTGATCAAGCCATTAGCAATGCTAAACTTCAAGCTCAGAAGTTGGCGGCCTCACTTGGATTGAAATTGGGGAAAGTGACGAACATTGTCGAGTCAAATTCAACACCAGTTCCCTACCCCATGATGTATGGCGCGGGCGTGAGCACTCTGGACGCTAAGGCGACAGCGCCGCAGATTGAGGTCGGGACGCAGGAAGTGTCGTCAACGGTGACGCTGTATTTCGAGAAGCAATAA